The Aurantiacibacter arachoides genome window below encodes:
- a CDS encoding TrbC/VirB2 family protein produces the protein MKLFARFLALATVLLPSAAFAQDPAGSSPINNAFGWMRDTMLGTVATTVAVMAVAAVGFMMLTGRVNWRFGATVIIGVFVIFGAASIVAGIQSAAG, from the coding sequence ATGAAACTGTTTGCCCGCTTCCTTGCCCTTGCCACCGTGCTCCTGCCGAGCGCCGCCTTCGCGCAGGATCCCGCCGGGTCCAGCCCGATCAACAACGCGTTCGGCTGGATGCGCGACACCATGCTTGGCACGGTGGCGACCACCGTGGCGGTAATGGCCGTGGCCGCGGTCGGTTTCATGATGCTGACGGGCCGGGTCAACTGGCGCTTCGGCGCGACCGTGATCATCGGCGTCTTCGTGATCTTCGGCGCGGCCAGCATCGTGGCCGGCATCCAGTCGGCGGCTGGCTGA
- a CDS encoding response regulator transcription factor — protein sequence MQRITILTTDEEAARSASFTHDGTQFAFALLTCEGPRQLVDGTPFAFVDWMMPECSGLELVRRLRADPRLLSAHVTMVIADPTDDEKRRALAAGADDYATHRLDRQAMLDRVLARHADYAGHAGDRLLELGALSINVGSESARWHDRAIQLRPNEFRVLRFLAENPDRIFSRADLIAALGKAGDPEYLRTVDVWIKRLRGGLRSAGADHLLRTVHGKGYVLDRP from the coding sequence ATGCAGCGGATCACGATCCTTACGACGGACGAAGAGGCGGCAAGGTCCGCCAGCTTCACGCATGACGGCACGCAGTTCGCCTTTGCCCTGCTGACCTGTGAAGGTCCGCGTCAGCTGGTGGACGGCACGCCCTTTGCCTTTGTCGACTGGATGATGCCCGAATGTTCGGGCCTGGAACTGGTGCGCCGTTTGCGCGCCGATCCGCGGCTGCTGTCGGCCCATGTCACCATGGTCATCGCCGATCCCACGGATGACGAGAAGCGCCGCGCGCTAGCGGCAGGGGCGGACGACTATGCCACGCACCGGCTGGACCGGCAGGCCATGCTGGACCGGGTGCTGGCACGCCACGCCGATTACGCCGGCCACGCGGGTGACCGGCTGCTGGAACTCGGCGCGCTCAGCATCAATGTCGGCAGCGAGAGCGCACGCTGGCACGACCGCGCCATCCAGCTACGTCCCAACGAGTTTCGCGTCCTGCGCTTCCTTGCCGAGAACCCCGACCGCATCTTCTCCAGGGCGGACCTGATCGCCGCGCTCGGCAAGGCGGGCGATCCGGAATACCTGCGCACCGTGGACGTCTGGATCAAACGCCTGCGCGGTGGCCTACGCTCCGCCGGTGCGGATCACCTGCTGCGGACCGTCCACGGCAAGGGCTACGTGCTCGACCGCCCCTGA
- a CDS encoding lytic transglycosylase domain-containing protein, producing the protein MILRFGTSLAAIALTAAGAVPAQADVLEISAAGDVAWIAGGPVAATDLFAEPDATAAALSGALAEVPSEAMALVPDNAVADTQRHAAGIPANYAAAVRNLAARFDLSPALLEAVVWQESRWRHDAVSPAGARGLAQLMPGTARDMGVNPDDPLANLEGGARYLRAQLDRFDGDLERALAAYNAGPGRVIRAGGIPNIRETRLYVAAIMGRLANHAR; encoded by the coding sequence ATGATTCTGCGTTTTGGCACATCACTGGCAGCGATCGCGCTGACCGCGGCTGGCGCGGTTCCCGCGCAGGCCGATGTGCTGGAAATCTCCGCCGCCGGGGATGTCGCGTGGATCGCCGGGGGCCCTGTCGCGGCGACGGATCTCTTCGCCGAACCGGATGCCACGGCGGCCGCCCTTTCTGGAGCGTTGGCCGAGGTTCCCTCCGAGGCAATGGCCCTGGTCCCGGACAATGCCGTTGCCGATACCCAGCGCCACGCCGCGGGCATTCCGGCAAACTATGCCGCCGCCGTGCGCAATCTGGCTGCGCGCTTCGACCTGTCGCCCGCGCTGCTGGAAGCGGTGGTCTGGCAGGAAAGCCGCTGGCGCCACGATGCCGTATCGCCGGCAGGCGCGCGCGGGCTTGCCCAGCTCATGCCGGGTACCGCGCGCGACATGGGCGTCAATCCCGACGATCCCCTCGCGAACCTGGAGGGCGGCGCGCGCTACTTGCGTGCCCAGCTCGACCGTTTCGATGGTGATCTGGAACGGGCGCTTGCCGCCTACAACGCCGGACCTGGCCGCGTAATACGGGCAGGCGGTATTCCCAACATCCGAGAGACCCGTTTGTACGTAGCTGCAATCATGGGCCGCCTTGCCAACCATGCCCGCTGA
- a CDS encoding TonB-dependent receptor domain-containing protein has product MITTGNTLAAMLLVSSALTVPGLALAQDSGAGGPVPQTEAEQEVAPDPQVEDPDISIPGGAIIVTGRVNRDPTRNSAQVLTVLSTEEIARTGEGDIAGALGRVTGLSVQGQGFVYVRGLGDRYSLALLNGLPLPSPEPLSRVVPLDIFPTNVVASSLVQKTYSANFPGEFGGGVIALTTRAVPDESFLTIGGGISGDTETTFQRGLAYYGSDLDWLGFDDGTRDAPPALQTYFDSGIRLSDIPLDPERNFTEAPVTQLDIAQQLGDPNLVLMQLIGDVQPNWSASLSAGTAIDVGSDGELGVIFTGSISNKWRTRDIVSQSILADFSLDSDFRDVVTDNRMLANAMLGIGLETGDHRFRFTNLFIRDTVKQASLSQGTDFQDGDDIQQQRTGWFERQLIDSQLVAEMEFGDLGVDLRGGYARTDREAPYEYTFTYVRDNSNAQFGNTFINVLDRQTGDASVVFSDLTEELWAGGVDLSYPVVDTLVATVGYAYSDTERFSERREFLFNAPTSFPDGVGALRPDLLLGDAILDFYDIALIESTENDPAFEAGLEIHAGYGKLNWEPVTGIQIDAGVRYEDAVQTVNPAQLFATPGPSDAFTLLENSYWLPGATVTWEVTDALQVRAAASRTIARPQFRELIFQTYYDPETNRQFNGNPFLIDSELTNYELRAEYYFGGRDRASVAGFYKDIENPIEAFSSFSDNAQLTSFANAPSATLYGVEADLAYTYDLVNLGGFFQSKELALFANYTWTQSDISVQADDVTRLFPGGETPATNLFIDGVPLTGQSDHLANLQVSLEDTEQLQQFTVLMTYASERVTSRGTAGLPDIIEEPGFGLDLVFRQGFDLLGSEAELKVEARNVLGRRNEEYQTDGTRRVEVNTYDVGTTLGASLSLTF; this is encoded by the coding sequence ATGATCACCACCGGCAACACGCTGGCGGCCATGCTGCTGGTTTCGAGCGCACTCACCGTGCCGGGCCTGGCGCTGGCGCAGGATAGCGGCGCGGGCGGTCCCGTGCCCCAGACCGAGGCCGAACAGGAGGTGGCACCCGATCCGCAGGTGGAGGACCCCGATATCTCCATACCCGGCGGAGCGATCATCGTCACCGGCCGCGTCAACCGCGATCCCACCCGCAACTCGGCCCAGGTGCTGACCGTGCTGTCGACCGAGGAAATCGCCCGCACGGGCGAGGGCGACATTGCCGGCGCGCTGGGCCGCGTCACCGGCCTGTCCGTGCAAGGGCAGGGCTTCGTCTACGTCCGCGGCCTGGGCGACCGTTATTCGCTGGCGCTGCTGAACGGCCTGCCGCTGCCTTCGCCCGAGCCGCTTAGCCGCGTCGTGCCGCTCGACATCTTCCCCACCAACGTCGTCGCCTCCAGCCTGGTGCAGAAAACCTACTCGGCCAACTTCCCGGGTGAATTCGGCGGCGGCGTGATCGCCCTCACCACCCGCGCCGTTCCGGATGAAAGTTTCCTCACCATAGGCGGCGGCATCAGCGGCGATACCGAGACCACCTTCCAGCGCGGCCTTGCCTACTACGGGTCGGACCTCGACTGGCTGGGCTTCGACGACGGCACGCGCGATGCGCCGCCCGCGCTCCAGACCTATTTCGACAGCGGCATCCGGCTCTCCGACATTCCGCTGGACCCGGAGCGCAACTTTACCGAGGCGCCCGTCACCCAGCTCGACATCGCGCAGCAGCTGGGCGACCCCAACCTGGTGCTGATGCAGCTGATCGGCGATGTGCAGCCCAACTGGTCGGCCAGCCTCTCCGCTGGCACCGCCATCGACGTGGGTTCGGACGGCGAGCTGGGCGTGATCTTCACCGGTTCGATCAGCAACAAGTGGCGCACCCGCGACATCGTGTCGCAGTCGATCCTGGCCGACTTTTCGCTCGACAGCGATTTCCGCGACGTGGTGACCGACAACCGCATGCTGGCCAACGCCATGCTCGGCATCGGGCTGGAGACCGGCGACCACCGGTTCCGTTTCACCAACCTGTTCATCCGCGACACCGTGAAGCAGGCATCGCTTTCGCAGGGCACCGATTTCCAGGACGGCGACGACATTCAGCAGCAGCGCACCGGCTGGTTCGAGCGCCAGTTGATCGACAGCCAGCTGGTGGCCGAAATGGAATTCGGCGACCTCGGCGTGGACCTGCGCGGCGGATACGCCCGCACCGACCGCGAGGCGCCCTACGAATACACCTTCACCTACGTCCGCGACAATTCCAACGCGCAGTTCGGCAACACCTTCATCAACGTACTCGACCGGCAGACCGGCGATGCGTCGGTGGTGTTTTCCGACCTCACCGAAGAGCTGTGGGCCGGCGGCGTCGACCTCAGCTATCCGGTGGTGGACACGCTGGTGGCGACGGTCGGCTATGCCTATTCGGATACAGAGCGTTTTTCGGAGCGGCGCGAGTTCTTGTTCAACGCCCCCACCAGCTTTCCCGATGGCGTCGGCGCGCTCCGGCCCGACCTGCTGCTGGGCGACGCGATCCTCGATTTCTATGACATCGCGCTGATCGAATCGACCGAGAACGATCCCGCCTTCGAAGCCGGGCTGGAAATTCACGCCGGTTACGGCAAGCTCAACTGGGAGCCGGTGACCGGAATCCAGATCGACGCGGGCGTGCGCTACGAGGACGCGGTGCAGACCGTGAACCCGGCGCAGCTGTTCGCCACGCCCGGTCCCTCCGATGCCTTTACCCTCCTGGAGAACAGCTACTGGTTGCCCGGTGCCACGGTCACCTGGGAAGTGACCGATGCGTTGCAGGTTCGCGCCGCCGCGTCGCGCACTATCGCCCGCCCGCAGTTCCGCGAACTGATCTTCCAGACCTATTACGATCCCGAAACCAACCGCCAGTTCAACGGCAACCCGTTCCTGATCGACAGCGAGCTGACCAATTACGAACTGCGGGCCGAATACTATTTCGGCGGGCGCGACCGGGCGTCCGTCGCGGGCTTCTACAAGGACATCGAGAACCCGATCGAGGCGTTCTCCAGCTTCTCTGACAATGCCCAGCTGACCAGCTTTGCCAACGCCCCGTCAGCCACGCTTTATGGCGTCGAGGCTGACCTTGCCTATACCTACGACCTGGTGAACCTGGGCGGCTTCTTCCAGTCCAAGGAGCTGGCCCTCTTCGCCAACTACACCTGGACCCAGTCGGACATCTCGGTGCAGGCCGATGACGTGACGCGGCTGTTCCCGGGCGGCGAAACGCCCGCGACCAACCTGTTCATCGATGGCGTGCCGCTGACCGGCCAGTCCGATCACCTCGCCAACCTGCAAGTGAGCCTGGAAGACACCGAGCAGCTGCAGCAGTTCACCGTGCTGATGACCTATGCCAGCGAGCGCGTCACCAGCCGCGGCACGGCGGGGCTGCCCGACATCATCGAGGAACCGGGCTTCGGGCTCGACCTGGTGTTTCGCCAAGGCTTCGACCTGCTCGGCAGCGAGGCGGAGTTGAAGGTGGAGGCACGCAACGTGCTGGGCCGGCGCAACGAGGAATACCAGACCGACGGCACCCGGCGGGTCGAGGTCAACACCTACGACGTGGGCACGACCCTTGGCGCATCGCTCTCGCTGACTTTCTGA
- a CDS encoding TonB-dependent receptor encodes MRKIAFTPVGRARALVTVSSLTLAAMMPNVAFAQQTVDDEMEEQSDPDATPEDVIIVSGFRAALENAQNLKENADTVGDFLSAEDIGALPDRSVAEALQRVPGVTIDRFIGNNDPDRFSVEGSGVVIRGLPFVMAELNGRDVFSANGGRGLDFNTVSPELLGRIEIWKNTTADMIEGGISGTVNLVTRKPLDNPGLHIAGTAEYNYGDLAEEWSPGFSALVSNTFQTGVGTFGLQLGYAQQELVTRSDASQITDPCYRAPDFSGTCIRVAPTTSAGIGGQQFDETNFPPAGSVIIPKGAGVRTTAFERDRRAYSAVAQFETEDRRFLITAEYLRSENEGQLQEFSALALVNDDTLFPGFRPGTTPVFEDGVFQSGILTQNNPYGGIPGIPTELLRFDQQEEDLVEDVSLQIFMEPTDRLRFNFEGQYINNGREAQGFIAAMQTYTDLSLDTSGEVPQVQFLTPGQATSDASYFTDPTKTFYWFALDNQLENEGDMYSLRGDVEYDISDDGFFRTARFGARWSERGRTTRNANFSNWGNLGAPWTGRGGNWNCQDFQAFGCGGAYVFDFPESASLYSPFADGFQRGNAPTPFGDGTGFFFGGDDLLERYLDGSIEQQTDAITGFTLTPNAFNPIYSRSNLVPGTPFTPSEISTIGEETKAAYARVDFGIDFDGGAEFSGNLGVRYVETTVGVRGDIAFPGADALGLPRGTVVTVAGLRDLCANAPAGTPGLDYCLLSNARLAEFAQAFTGESLADGSDVIYDNWLPSLNLRFDTGTGFVFRGAASRGLFRPDLAAYQTGGTLGNNTGNLRQAGTLETGELFAIQSGNRFLRPTTSWNYDLSAEWYFDDVGSLTAAAFLKDIEGIVSGGAETRTYTAPSGATAEVLYSGPFNREGGNLKGFEVAYQQTYDFLPGPLAGLGFQGTYTYVDAGSFNNVNLAGASPIAPSLPLEGVSEHTVNAVLFYEMYGIQARAAYNWRSDFLITPRDVIFPYSPIYGEATGQLDASIFYALTDNIKIGVQGVNLLDEVTETSQVIDFDGTRITRSAFRNDRRYTFLVRFDF; translated from the coding sequence GTGCGAAAGATCGCTTTTACGCCCGTTGGCCGGGCCCGTGCGCTCGTCACCGTTTCCAGCCTGACGCTCGCGGCCATGATGCCGAACGTCGCTTTCGCGCAGCAGACCGTCGATGACGAGATGGAAGAGCAGAGCGACCCTGACGCGACACCCGAAGATGTGATCATCGTGTCCGGCTTCCGTGCCGCGCTCGAAAACGCGCAGAACCTCAAGGAAAACGCCGATACCGTCGGTGACTTCCTCAGCGCCGAGGACATCGGCGCACTGCCCGATCGCTCGGTCGCCGAGGCGCTGCAGCGCGTGCCCGGCGTCACCATCGACCGCTTCATCGGCAACAACGATCCCGATCGCTTCAGCGTGGAAGGTTCGGGTGTGGTCATCCGCGGCCTGCCCTTCGTGATGGCCGAACTGAACGGCCGCGACGTGTTCTCCGCCAACGGCGGGCGCGGGCTCGACTTCAACACCGTCTCGCCCGAACTGCTTGGCCGTATCGAGATCTGGAAGAACACCACCGCCGACATGATCGAGGGCGGCATTTCGGGCACCGTCAACCTCGTCACCCGCAAGCCGCTCGACAACCCTGGGTTGCACATCGCGGGCACCGCCGAATACAACTACGGCGACCTGGCCGAGGAATGGTCGCCCGGTTTTTCCGCGCTCGTTTCCAACACCTTCCAAACCGGCGTGGGCACCTTCGGCCTGCAGCTTGGCTATGCTCAGCAGGAGCTGGTCACTCGCTCCGACGCCTCGCAGATCACCGACCCCTGCTATCGCGCGCCCGATTTCAGCGGCACCTGCATCCGCGTCGCGCCCACGACTTCTGCCGGCATCGGCGGGCAGCAGTTCGACGAAACCAACTTCCCGCCCGCCGGATCGGTCATCATTCCCAAGGGCGCGGGCGTGCGCACCACCGCGTTCGAGCGGGACCGCCGCGCCTATTCGGCCGTGGCCCAGTTCGAAACCGAAGACCGCCGCTTCCTCATCACCGCGGAATACCTGCGGTCCGAGAACGAGGGGCAGTTGCAGGAATTCTCGGCGCTGGCGCTGGTCAACGACGACACCCTGTTCCCCGGCTTCCGCCCCGGCACGACCCCGGTTTTCGAGGACGGCGTGTTCCAGAGCGGCATTCTGACGCAGAACAATCCCTACGGCGGCATTCCCGGCATCCCGACCGAACTGCTGCGCTTCGACCAGCAGGAAGAAGACCTTGTCGAGGACGTCTCGCTGCAGATCTTCATGGAGCCGACCGATCGCCTGCGCTTCAACTTCGAAGGGCAGTACATCAACAACGGGCGCGAGGCGCAGGGCTTCATCGCCGCGATGCAGACCTATACCGACCTCTCGCTCGACACCTCGGGCGAGGTTCCGCAGGTGCAGTTCCTGACCCCCGGCCAGGCGACTTCGGACGCCAGCTACTTCACCGATCCGACCAAGACCTTCTACTGGTTCGCGCTCGACAACCAGCTCGAGAACGAAGGCGACATGTATTCGCTGCGTGGCGATGTCGAATACGACATCTCCGACGATGGCTTCTTCCGCACGGCGCGCTTCGGCGCCCGCTGGTCGGAGCGCGGCCGCACGACCCGCAACGCCAACTTCTCCAACTGGGGCAACCTCGGCGCGCCGTGGACGGGCCGGGGCGGCAACTGGAATTGTCAGGACTTCCAGGCCTTCGGTTGCGGCGGCGCCTACGTGTTCGACTTCCCCGAAAGCGCAAGCCTCTATTCGCCCTTTGCCGACGGTTTCCAGCGCGGCAATGCGCCGACCCCGTTCGGTGACGGCACCGGCTTCTTCTTCGGCGGCGACGACCTGCTGGAGCGGTATCTGGATGGCAGCATCGAGCAGCAGACAGATGCGATCACCGGCTTCACGCTGACGCCCAACGCCTTCAACCCGATTTACTCGCGATCCAACCTCGTGCCCGGCACGCCCTTCACGCCGAGCGAAATCTCGACGATCGGGGAAGAGACGAAGGCGGCCTACGCCCGCGTCGATTTCGGTATCGATTTCGATGGCGGGGCGGAGTTCTCCGGCAACCTTGGCGTGCGCTACGTCGAAACGACCGTGGGCGTACGTGGCGACATTGCGTTCCCCGGTGCCGACGCTCTCGGCCTGCCGCGTGGCACGGTGGTGACGGTGGCTGGCCTGCGCGACCTGTGCGCCAACGCCCCTGCCGGCACGCCGGGCCTCGACTACTGCCTGCTGTCCAACGCCCGCCTGGCCGAATTCGCGCAGGCCTTTACCGGAGAATCGCTCGCCGACGGGTCTGACGTGATCTACGACAACTGGCTGCCCAGTCTGAACCTGCGGTTCGACACCGGCACCGGCTTCGTCTTCCGCGGCGCCGCATCGCGCGGGCTGTTCCGTCCGGACCTCGCGGCCTACCAGACCGGCGGCACGCTGGGGAACAACACCGGCAACCTGCGTCAGGCGGGCACGCTGGAGACGGGTGAACTGTTCGCCATCCAGAGCGGCAACCGCTTCCTGCGCCCGACGACCTCATGGAATTACGACCTTTCGGCTGAGTGGTACTTCGACGACGTGGGTTCGCTGACGGCGGCGGCGTTCCTCAAGGACATCGAAGGCATCGTCAGCGGCGGCGCCGAAACGCGCACCTACACCGCGCCCAGCGGGGCAACGGCGGAGGTGCTCTATTCGGGTCCGTTCAATCGCGAGGGTGGAAACCTGAAGGGCTTCGAGGTCGCGTACCAGCAGACCTACGACTTCCTGCCAGGGCCGCTCGCCGGGCTCGGTTTCCAGGGAACCTACACCTACGTCGATGCGGGCTCGTTCAACAACGTGAACCTGGCGGGCGCCAGCCCGATCGCGCCCAGCCTGCCGCTCGAAGGCGTGTCGGAGCATACCGTCAACGCCGTGCTGTTCTACGAGATGTACGGCATCCAGGCGCGTGCGGCCTACAACTGGCGCTCGGACTTCCTGATCACCCCGCGTGACGTGATCTTCCCTTACTCGCCGATCTACGGCGAGGCGACGGGGCAGCTCGACGCGTCGATCTTCTATGCCCTGACGGACAACATCAAGATCGGCGTTCAGGGCGTGAACCTGCTCGACGAGGTGACCGAGACCAGCCAGGTCATCGACTTCGACGGCACGCGGATCACCCGTTCGGCATTCCGCAATGACCGCCGCTACACCTTCCTCGTCCGGTTCGATTTCTAG
- a CDS encoding type IV secretion system protein VirB3, whose amino-acid sequence MHLTRHPVHRALTRPQMFAGVTFNYFVINLIVTTEAFLIFQSLWIIPIPLIMHGVGYFACLREPRFFDLWLTRVSKCPRVKNYKRWGCNSYAA is encoded by the coding sequence ATGCATCTCACCCGTCACCCCGTCCATCGCGCGCTGACCCGCCCGCAGATGTTCGCGGGCGTGACGTTCAACTATTTCGTGATCAACCTCATCGTCACGACCGAGGCCTTCCTGATCTTTCAGAGCCTGTGGATCATCCCGATCCCGCTGATCATGCACGGCGTCGGCTACTTTGCCTGCCTGCGCGAACCGCGCTTCTTCGACCTATGGCTGACCCGCGTCAGCAAATGCCCGCGCGTGAAGAATTACAAACGCTGGGGTTGCAACTCATACGCCGCCTGA
- a CDS encoding LacI family DNA-binding transcriptional regulator, with the protein MVRRRQSVTIKHVAADAGVSLQTVSRVINSEANVRPEMKARVQASIDKLGYVPSIAAQRMSGSKSYLILALNDRERTIEAWKAREGNDWVDQMLMGGMLMCAEHGYRLIFELVDTHDDNVQRELKAAIAALQPDGVILTPPHADNPLITDLLTAHRIPFARIGAETRDGAIALTMGDDRLAALAVRHLIAKGHERIGFIAGSREYALSGWRKRGWLEAMTAAGLATDGLCERGDFSYDSGEAAARRLLSGKVRPTAIIASNDQMAMATNAVAHELGMRVPGDLSLISFDNTPVVRFVQPPLTAIEQPVADTVAKAVELLIMANRGEPLPPMPVVIEGSLIERDSVAAPRRG; encoded by the coding sequence GTGGTTCGCAGACGGCAATCGGTCACCATCAAACATGTCGCGGCGGATGCCGGCGTCTCGTTGCAGACGGTCAGCCGCGTCATCAACTCAGAGGCCAACGTCCGCCCCGAGATGAAGGCCAGGGTGCAGGCCTCGATCGACAAGCTGGGCTACGTCCCCTCGATCGCCGCGCAGCGTATGAGCGGTTCGAAAAGCTACCTCATCCTCGCCCTCAACGACCGCGAACGCACGATAGAGGCGTGGAAGGCGCGCGAGGGCAACGACTGGGTCGACCAGATGCTGATGGGCGGGATGCTCATGTGCGCCGAACATGGCTATCGCCTGATTTTCGAACTGGTCGATACCCATGACGACAACGTGCAGCGCGAGCTCAAAGCGGCAATCGCGGCGCTGCAGCCCGATGGCGTGATCCTGACCCCGCCGCACGCCGACAACCCCCTCATCACCGACCTGCTGACCGCGCATCGCATCCCCTTTGCGCGGATCGGCGCAGAGACGCGTGACGGGGCCATTGCGCTGACCATGGGTGACGACAGGCTGGCAGCGCTAGCGGTGCGCCACCTGATCGCCAAGGGGCACGAACGCATCGGTTTCATCGCCGGTTCGCGCGAATATGCGCTCAGCGGCTGGCGCAAGCGCGGCTGGCTGGAGGCGATGACCGCAGCGGGGCTTGCCACAGATGGCCTGTGCGAGCGCGGTGACTTTTCCTACGACAGCGGCGAGGCAGCGGCGCGGCGCCTGTTGTCGGGCAAGGTCCGGCCCACCGCCATCATCGCCAGCAACGACCAGATGGCCATGGCCACCAACGCCGTCGCCCACGAACTGGGAATGCGCGTGCCGGGCGATCTGTCGCTCATCAGTTTCGACAACACTCCCGTGGTGCGCTTCGTCCAGCCCCCGCTTACCGCGATCGAGCAGCCGGTGGCGGACACTGTGGCTAAAGCGGTGGAACTTCTGATCATGGCCAACCGCGGAGAGCCGCTGCCGCCCATGCCGGTGGTGATCGAGGGGAGCCTGATCGAGCGCGATTCCGTTGCCGCCCCGCGCCGTGGCTGA
- a CDS encoding tetratricopeptide repeat protein, with translation MLATLALAPLLFAQAVTSVMVEQQYEQRDVAFAELAAGDAPAAIAALEAELAQHPDDPALLINLGSAWSRAGNAERAEFYYRAARDTDQRYNLELADGRWIDSRDAAQLALASVELRALAAR, from the coding sequence ATGCTCGCTACCCTCGCCCTCGCCCCACTGTTGTTTGCACAGGCCGTCACCTCGGTGATGGTGGAGCAGCAGTACGAACAACGCGACGTGGCCTTTGCGGAACTGGCAGCGGGCGATGCGCCGGCCGCCATCGCCGCACTCGAGGCAGAACTGGCCCAGCATCCGGACGATCCGGCGCTGTTGATCAATCTCGGCTCCGCCTGGTCGCGCGCCGGCAATGCCGAGCGTGCCGAGTTCTACTATCGCGCCGCGCGCGACACCGACCAACGCTACAACCTGGAACTGGCCGATGGCCGCTGGATCGATTCGCGCGACGCCGCCCAATTGGCGCTGGCCTCTGTGGAATTGCGGGCGCTCGCCGCGCGCTGA
- a CDS encoding tryptophan halogenase family protein: MKVPIKHIVIVGGGTAGWMAAAALSRLITERRDLRITLVESEAIGTVGVGEATIPPFVDFQRLLDIDEAEMLAAVQGSFKLGIQFVNWGKLGDSYIHPFGNYGYEIGGLSFHHVWHHQKTLGDNRPIQVFNAETMAAYFGKFAKTDGQQRDDLPPVNYAYHINATAYAGFLRRYAERRGVVRQEGRVEHVALDGETGFVSSIRLDSGQVIAGELFVDCSGFRGLLIEQALETGYEEWTHWLPCNRAVALPCNRDDGSPPAPFTRATAHSAGWQWQVPLQHRNGNGHVYCDAFMDADEATDILLQNIAGKPTADPNHLRFVTGRRKKFWNRNVVALGLASGFMEPLESTSIHLINTGINKLVALLSLDGVTQAQEDAFNRLTGKEYARIRDFLILHYNTTTRTDTEFWNYCRTMSVPDSLTEKVELFKLNGQIFREEDELFTETSWAAVMMGQGIQMQGHNAMAETLDPAETRRELDEMEKSIRYAVQHMPGHADFLRQYCPAPA, translated from the coding sequence ATGAAGGTTCCAATCAAGCACATCGTGATCGTGGGCGGCGGCACCGCGGGGTGGATGGCCGCCGCGGCCCTTTCACGGCTCATCACCGAACGGCGCGACCTGCGCATTACCCTGGTGGAAAGCGAGGCCATCGGCACGGTCGGCGTGGGCGAGGCGACGATCCCCCCCTTCGTCGACTTCCAGCGCCTGCTGGATATCGACGAGGCGGAAATGCTGGCCGCCGTGCAGGGCAGCTTCAAGCTGGGGATCCAGTTCGTCAACTGGGGCAAGCTGGGCGACAGTTACATCCACCCCTTCGGCAATTACGGCTACGAGATCGGCGGCCTGAGCTTCCACCACGTCTGGCACCACCAGAAGACCCTGGGCGACAATCGTCCGATCCAGGTCTTCAACGCCGAGACGATGGCCGCATACTTCGGCAAGTTCGCCAAGACCGACGGCCAACAGCGCGACGACCTGCCGCCGGTCAATTACGCCTACCACATCAACGCCACCGCCTACGCCGGCTTCCTGCGCCGCTATGCCGAAAGGCGCGGCGTTGTGCGCCAGGAAGGGCGCGTGGAGCACGTCGCGCTGGATGGGGAAACAGGCTTCGTCTCGTCCATCCGGCTGGACAGCGGGCAGGTCATCGCGGGCGAACTGTTCGTCGATTGCTCGGGCTTTCGCGGGCTGCTGATCGAACAGGCGCTGGAGACAGGGTACGAGGAGTGGACCCACTGGCTGCCGTGCAACCGCGCCGTGGCCCTGCCCTGCAACCGCGACGATGGCAGCCCGCCCGCCCCCTTCACACGGGCCACGGCCCATTCCGCCGGCTGGCAGTGGCAGGTGCCGTTGCAGCACCGCAACGGCAACGGCCATGTCTATTGCGATGCCTTCATGGATGCGGACGAGGCGACGGACATTCTCCTGCAGAACATCGCCGGCAAGCCCACCGCCGATCCCAACCACCTGCGTTTCGTTACCGGGCGGCGCAAGAAGTTCTGGAACCGCAACGTGGTGGCGCTCGGCCTCGCCTCGGGGTTCATGGAGCCGCTGGAATCGACCTCGATCCACCTCATCAACACCGGCATCAACAAGCTGGTCGCGCTGCTCTCGCTCGATGGCGTCACACAGGCGCAGGAGGATGCCTTCAACCGCCTGACGGGCAAGGAATACGCGCGCATCCGCGATTTCCTGATCCTGCATTACAACACCACGACCCGCACCGACACCGAGTTCTGGAACTATTGCCGCACCATGAGCGTGCCCGACAGCCTCACCGAAAAGGTCGAGCTGTTCAAGCTGAACGGCCAGATCTTCCGCGAGGAGGACGAGCTGTTCACCGAGACCAGCTGGGCGGCGGTGATGATGGGCCAGGGTATCCAGATGCAGGGCCACAACGCGATGGCCGAAACGCTCGATCCGGCCGAAACCAGGCGCGAGCTCGACGAGATGGAAAAGTCCATCCGGTATGCCGTCCAGCACATGCCCGGCCACGCCGACTTCCTGCGCCAGTACTGCCCCGCGCCCGCTTGA